In Raphanus sativus cultivar WK10039 chromosome 5, ASM80110v3, whole genome shotgun sequence, the following proteins share a genomic window:
- the LOC108857285 gene encoding exopolygalacturonase clone GBGA483-like, with the protein MVRMRKPKALFVVLLVVLAISVAKAAKDLKEKDAGVPRNLSEDDNPIKDGKDGKDAKDGKDAKDGKDGKDAKDAKDGKDSKDGKDAKDGKDSKDAKDEKDASIGSKIKDKVKGAAASVASAASNASSASAASVASAASAASGKIKGAVAPIGDKLGIKGGAPSGPSMDVKASGAKGDGKTDDSAAFMDVWKKAIAATTPTTILVPKGDYMVETLELEGPSKSPITFEMQGNLKAPSAVTTRKPHSGWVNFKKLEGFILNGNGAIFDGQGSVAWKVNDCKQTGKCNNLPINIRLTQLTNSQISGITSTNSKLFHMNIHQCNNVTLTDVHIEAPPESLNTDGIHVGKSVGVTIRGSKIRTGDDCISIGGGTENLLVEGVECGPGHGLSIGSLGKHPNEQPVKGITIRKCIIKHTDNGVRIKTWPGSPPGLVSNVIFEDITMDNVSLPVLIDQVYCPHGKCKSGASKVQLENLNFKNIHGTSSTKIAVQLNCSPGAPCQKVTLSDINLVSSGKEGAAVSACSNVKPIVTGKMIPPACTEECKPDKK; encoded by the exons ATGGTCCGCATGCGTAAACCAAAGGCGTTGTTTGTTGTACTACTAGTGGTTTTGGCCATCTCAGTAGCAAAGGCTGCCAAGGATCTCAAAGAAAAAGATGCTGGAGTCCCAAGAAACTTAAGTGAAGACGATAATCCTATAAAAGATGGAAAAGATGGGAAAGATGCAAAAGATGGAAAAGATGCAAAAGATGGAAAGGATGGAAAAGATGCAAAAGATGCAAAAGATGGAAAAGATTCAAAAGATGGAAAAGATGCAAAAGATGGAAAAGATTCAAAAGATGCAAAAGATGAAAAAGATGCATCTATCGGTTccaaaataaaagacaaagtcAAAGGAGCTGCTGCGTCGGTTGCATCAGCTGCATCTAACGCATCTTCTGCCTCAGCTGCATCTGTCGCTTCTGCTGCCTCGGCTGCATCAGGTAAAATCAAAGGAGCTGTTGCACCTATTGGTGATAAGTTGGGAATCAAAGGAGGCGCGCCAAGCGGTCCATCAATGGATGTTAAAGCAAGTGGAGCTAAAGGAGATGGCAAAACTGATGACAGTGCG GCATTTATGGATGTATGGAAAAAAGCAATTGCAGCAACAACACCAACAACGATTTTAGTGCCAAAGGGTGACTACATGGTGGAAACCTTAGAACTCGAAGGTCCAAGCAAAAGTCCCATCACTTTCGAAATGCAAGGCAATCTTAAGGCTCCATCTGCTGTCACTACCCGAAAACCGCATAGTGGATGGGTTAATTTCAAAAAACTCGAGGGCTTCATTTTGAATGGAAACGGAGCCATTTTTGACGGTCAAGGCTCAGTGGCTTGGAAGGTCAATGACTGCAAACAAACCGGCAAATGCAACAATCTCCCCATC AACATCCGACTTACGCAACTCACTAACTCGCAAATTTCCGGCATAACATCAACAAACAGCAAACTATTCCACATGAACATCCATCAATGCAACAACGTAACTCTTACAGATGTTCATATTGAGGCACCACCTGAGAGTCTCAACACCGATGGTATCCACGTCGGAAAGTCCGTAGGCGTCACCATAAGAGGGTCAAAGATTAGAACCGGAGATGACTGCATTTCCATTGGAGGCGGTACTGAAAATTTACTTGTCGAGGGCGTAGAATGTGGACCAGGACACGGTCTTTCCATCGGAAGTCTTGGAAAGCACCCTAATGAGCAACCAGTGAAAGGAATCACCATTCGTAAATGCATCATTAAGCATACCGATAATGGTGTTCGTATCAAAACATGGCCTGGATCTCCCCCTGGTCTCGTCTCCAACGTTATTTTTGAAGATATCACCATGGACAATGTTAGCTTGCCCGTTCTCATCGACCAAGTGTACTGCCCTCATGGCAAATGCAAAAGTGGG GCATCAAAAGTACAGTTGGAGAACCTGAACTTCAAGAACATTCATGGCACATCATCAACAAAGATTGCTGTGCAACTAAACTGCAGTCCAGGCGCTCCTTGCCAAAAAGTTACTTTGTCTGACATAAACTTGGTCAGCAGCGGTAAAGAGGGTGCAGCTGTCTCGGCATGTTCTAACGTCAAGCCTATTGTCACCGGGAAAATGATTCCACCGGCTTGCACCGAAGAATGTAAACCGGATAAAAAATAA